A stretch of Streptococcus chenjunshii DNA encodes these proteins:
- a CDS encoding 6-phospho-alpha-glucosidase: MSRQKQNIVIAGGGSTYTAGIVTMLLDNYENFPIASIKLYDNLEERQTRVAKACEIIVSERYPEIKFSYTTDPVEAFKNVDFVMAQLRVGLFAMRELDEKIPFKHGVIGQETCGPGGIAYGLRTIGPLIEIIDYMEKYSPKAWMLNYSNPAAIVAEACRILRPDARVINICDMPVCLEEIFARILGLNSRKDFDVRYYGLNHFGWWTQIRDHEGNDLMPRLMEYVKENGYEEYTPQGQHKESSWLETMRAAKDLYAMDPTKLWNTYLKYYLMAPETVEHSDHNYTRANEIMDRREKDTREECERIVAAGTAKDTWFASNEHAQFIVDLACALAFNTKERFLLIVPNNGAIANFPDDAMVEIPCIVGKDQYEPLSIGNIPTFQKGLMEQQIASEKLAVEAWIEGSYQKLWQSFMMNKSVPSAKIAKEILDDMIEANKDFWPELH, translated from the coding sequence ATGTCACGTCAAAAACAAAATATTGTTATTGCAGGTGGCGGCAGCACCTATACTGCAGGAATTGTCACCATGCTTCTGGATAACTATGAAAATTTTCCGATTGCCTCTATCAAGCTATATGACAATCTGGAGGAACGGCAGACACGTGTAGCGAAAGCCTGTGAAATTATTGTGAGTGAGAGGTATCCGGAAATTAAGTTTTCTTATACCACCGATCCTGTTGAAGCTTTTAAGAATGTTGATTTTGTAATGGCGCAGCTGCGTGTCGGTCTTTTTGCCATGCGGGAACTGGATGAAAAAATCCCATTCAAGCATGGTGTCATCGGTCAGGAAACATGCGGGCCGGGAGGCATTGCTTATGGGCTGCGCACTATCGGTCCGTTGATTGAAATCATTGACTATATGGAAAAATATTCTCCTAAAGCTTGGATGCTTAATTATTCAAACCCTGCAGCTATAGTAGCTGAAGCCTGCCGAATTTTACGTCCTGATGCGCGTGTTATTAATATTTGTGATATGCCGGTTTGTTTAGAAGAAATTTTTGCTCGTATTTTGGGCTTAAATTCCCGTAAAGACTTTGATGTTCGCTATTATGGGCTTAATCATTTCGGCTGGTGGACGCAAATTCGTGATCATGAAGGGAACGATCTCATGCCGCGTTTGATGGAGTACGTCAAAGAAAACGGCTATGAAGAATATACTCCGCAGGGTCAGCATAAAGAGTCATCCTGGCTTGAAACGATGCGGGCGGCTAAAGACCTTTATGCCATGGATCCAACTAAATTATGGAATACTTATCTCAAATATTACCTTATGGCGCCTGAAACAGTTGAACACTCCGATCATAACTATACTCGGGCCAATGAAATTATGGATCGCCGCGAAAAGGATACGCGTGAGGAGTGTGAGCGTATTGTGGCTGCAGGAACAGCTAAAGATACTTGGTTTGCTTCCAATGAGCATGCTCAATTTATTGTGGATTTAGCCTGTGCTTTGGCTTTTAATACGAAAGAACGCTTTTTGCTTATCGTACCGAATAACGGAGCTATCGCTAATTTCCCGGATGATGCCATGGTTGAAATTCCATGTATTGTCGGCAAAGATCAATATGAACCGCTGTCCATTGGCAATATTCCTACTTTCCAGAAGGGCCTGATGGAGCAGCAAATTGCTTCAGAAAAATTGGCTGTTGAGGCATGGATTGAAGGAAGCTACCAAAAGCTATGGCAGTCTTTCATGATGAACAAATCAGTGCCTAGTGCAAAAATTGCCAAGGAAATCTTAGATGATATGATCGAGGCTAACAAAGACTTTTGGCCGGAATTGCATTAA
- a CDS encoding MFS transporter, with amino-acid sequence MNKKRDIFALVQLFSYISFGLCMTALIPFMADLGYNSYQRGYALSGYAVLNIVLQLIFGYLSDKWSTAKWITLVSMLIFVLAAARLFTWEEPSFFLLLGLVSISGGFLNCLCGLQDTWAIGINPYFRKKLSILKAFGSVGWALGSMGGALFLPKFGYRGIGLLIAGLGFWVLVMMFFLPDIAKFDKKSTVSGKDLIGFFRIKAYIMLLLILFSLYAMVVANTSLVVDKMLFLEASRIEISLKWGMGAVLEIPMYLFSMRFINKYGALAMLKASAVVSALQFLLFALAQHSFLIVLICILQVFTTPIILISSKWLIADLIPPHLSSSGQLLALSLYMGLSSLFIPLLSGVMGLNLGYSLSLALFSLFGLLAFVLCLFLEKELHSK; translated from the coding sequence ATGAACAAAAAGAGAGACATATTTGCTTTAGTACAACTTTTTTCCTACATTAGCTTTGGTTTGTGCATGACAGCCTTGATTCCTTTTATGGCAGATTTAGGCTATAATTCTTACCAAAGAGGCTATGCTCTCTCAGGCTACGCTGTGCTCAATATTGTCTTGCAGCTGATATTTGGGTATTTATCAGATAAATGGAGTACAGCAAAATGGATTACTTTGGTTTCAATGCTGATTTTTGTGCTTGCCGCTGCTAGACTATTTACTTGGGAAGAACCATCTTTTTTTCTGTTATTAGGGCTCGTTTCAATTTCCGGAGGCTTTTTAAACTGTCTCTGCGGTCTTCAGGATACTTGGGCGATCGGAATTAACCCGTATTTTCGTAAAAAATTATCAATTTTAAAAGCTTTTGGTTCTGTCGGCTGGGCTTTGGGCAGCATGGGAGGTGCTTTGTTTCTCCCCAAGTTTGGTTATCGCGGAATTGGTCTGCTTATCGCAGGATTAGGTTTCTGGGTTTTAGTTATGATGTTTTTTCTTCCAGATATTGCCAAATTTGATAAAAAATCAACAGTTTCGGGCAAAGATTTAATAGGCTTTTTCCGAATAAAAGCCTATATCATGCTGTTGCTGATTTTATTCTCCCTTTATGCAATGGTAGTGGCTAACACCAGTTTGGTAGTCGATAAAATGCTGTTTTTAGAGGCAAGCCGCATCGAAATTTCGTTAAAATGGGGAATGGGAGCTGTTTTGGAAATTCCAATGTATCTTTTTAGTATGCGTTTTATCAATAAGTACGGAGCCTTGGCTATGTTAAAGGCAAGTGCTGTTGTCTCAGCTCTGCAGTTTTTGCTGTTTGCCTTAGCACAGCATAGCTTTTTGATTGTTTTAATTTGTATCTTACAAGTATTTACGACACCTATCATTTTGATTAGCTCCAAATGGCTTATTGCTGATTTGATACCACCCCATCTTAGCAGCAGCGGACAGCTGCTAGCACTTAGCTTGTATATGGGGCTGTCATCGCTTTTTATTCCTCTCTTAAGCGGTGTTATGGGACTGAATCTTGGCTATTCCTTAAGCTTAGCCCTGTTTTCCCTGTTTGGTTTGCTGGCCTTTGTGCTATGTTTATTTTTAGAAAAGGAGCTGCATTCGAAATAA
- a CDS encoding IS30 family transposase, protein MQDHYTPTGKHLTIADRRLIERWKQEGKSNREIAGLLGKAPQTINNEMKRGLVLQQVRKGKFEKLYRADRAQEVYEINRKNSRKAVSLTKKVKETIVHYIKLKWSPEMISKRKVNVPQSTIYYWMDKGYLGLTKADRLYPRKGKSPKKTASPNFMPVGKSIEERPEAITQRLEAGHYEIDTVVQTRAKAPCFLTLTDRKTRYEIIRYLPSKTAQAVNEALSSILQEYQITSITADNGAEFARLSEIFSEEKIYYAHPYCSWERGSNENHNRLIRRFLPKGKTRATRKLATQIEWWINNYPKRILNYKTPREIVFSG, encoded by the coding sequence ATGCAAGACCATTATACACCAACAGGCAAGCACTTGACAATAGCTGATCGCCGCTTGATTGAACGCTGGAAGCAAGAAGGGAAATCTAATCGTGAGATTGCAGGTCTCTTAGGCAAAGCTCCTCAAACGATAAACAACGAGATGAAACGTGGACTGGTCCTCCAACAGGTGCGTAAGGGGAAGTTTGAGAAGCTTTATAGGGCGGATAGAGCTCAGGAAGTGTATGAGATTAATCGAAAAAATAGCCGTAAAGCTGTTAGTCTCACGAAGAAAGTCAAGGAAACCATTGTCCACTACATCAAGCTGAAGTGGTCACCTGAGATGATTTCAAAACGTAAAGTCAACGTCCCACAATCCACCATATACTACTGGATGGACAAGGGGTACCTGGGGCTGACTAAGGCAGATAGGCTGTATCCAAGAAAAGGCAAATCCCCTAAGAAAACAGCCAGTCCTAATTTCATGCCTGTTGGAAAGTCGATTGAGGAGCGGCCTGAAGCGATCACTCAACGACTGGAGGCTGGGCATTATGAGATTGATACGGTTGTTCAGACACGGGCTAAAGCGCCTTGCTTTCTGACATTAACAGATCGAAAAACCAGGTATGAAATCATTCGTTACTTGCCCAGTAAGACAGCACAAGCCGTTAACGAAGCCTTGTCGAGCATTTTACAGGAATATCAGATCACGTCAATCACAGCTGATAATGGGGCAGAATTTGCTAGACTAAGCGAGATTTTTAGTGAAGAGAAGATCTACTATGCTCACCCTTATTGCTCTTGGGAAAGAGGCTCTAATGAGAATCACAACCGTCTTATTCGACGTTTCCTACCCAAGGGAAAAACAAGAGCGACCAGAAAACTGGCCACTCAGATTGAATGGTGGATAAACAATTATCCCAAACGAATATTAAACTACAAGACACCTAGAGAAATTGTATTCAGTGGCTAA
- a CDS encoding ABC transporter substrate-binding protein has product MKRLMKTVLGLGFALLLLAGCSQKSDSAKTAASDAKHIGILQYVEHESLTAARKGFIDELKKEGYVDGDNIVIDYENAQGDQANLQTISESLVQDNDLVLGIATPAAQALATATSDLPVLFTAVTDPVSAKLVDSMKKPGANVTGTSDLSPIDKQVELLQEVLPDVKKVGIMYTTNERNSEVQVDEAKKAFKAAGIETVVKGISSTNDVQDTAKSLMNQTEVLFIPTDNTIVSSISLITDLSKEMKIPVVGGSADVVESGVLFSYGADYEALGRQTAQLAIKILEGEEPSDVPAEYPDTLQVVVNEEMAETLGIDISVIKE; this is encoded by the coding sequence ATGAAACGTTTAATGAAAACAGTACTTGGTTTAGGTTTTGCCTTGCTTTTGCTGGCGGGCTGCTCGCAAAAGTCCGACAGTGCAAAGACAGCAGCAAGCGATGCTAAGCATATCGGCATTTTGCAGTATGTGGAACATGAATCCCTGACTGCTGCCCGGAAAGGTTTTATCGATGAACTGAAGAAAGAAGGCTATGTTGATGGTGATAATATTGTCATTGACTATGAGAATGCGCAGGGGGATCAGGCAAATCTGCAGACAATTTCTGAGAGTCTGGTTCAGGACAATGATCTTGTTTTAGGTATTGCAACTCCTGCAGCTCAGGCTTTAGCAACAGCTACATCAGATCTTCCTGTCTTATTTACTGCTGTTACCGATCCTGTGTCAGCTAAGCTGGTTGATTCTATGAAAAAGCCTGGAGCCAATGTGACAGGAACGAGTGATCTTTCGCCTATTGATAAACAGGTTGAACTGCTGCAGGAAGTCCTGCCAGATGTCAAAAAAGTGGGAATCATGTATACGACTAATGAGCGGAACTCAGAGGTTCAGGTTGACGAAGCGAAAAAAGCTTTCAAAGCGGCTGGGATCGAAACGGTTGTTAAGGGCATCTCATCGACTAACGATGTTCAGGATACGGCTAAAAGTTTGATGAATCAGACCGAAGTGCTCTTTATTCCGACAGATAACACGATTGTCAGCTCTATTTCCTTGATTACCGATCTGTCCAAAGAAATGAAAATTCCGGTTGTCGGAGGCTCTGCTGATGTTGTGGAGAGCGGTGTGCTCTTTTCCTATGGGGCTGATTACGAGGCCCTTGGCCGTCAGACCGCCCAGCTGGCTATCAAAATTTTAGAAGGAGAAGAGCCGAGTGATGTTCCGGCTGAGTACCCTGATACACTGCAGGTCGTTGTCAATGAGGAAATGGCAGAAACATTGGGTATTGATATAAGCGTTATCAAAGAATAA
- a CDS encoding ABC transporter permease, giving the protein MTDIVLSSVSQGLLWSVMAIGVFLTFRILDIADLSAEGSFPMGAAVCTLLIVNGLHPFWATIAGMLGGMLAGAVSGFMHTKMKIPALLTGIITLTGLYSVNLLILGRSNLSLSGQTTLVSIVQDWGLEKTTAVLLIGAAFVGAVILSLVVLLNTQIGLALRATGDNLAMGEANGIKVDRMKIIGYMLSNGLIALSGALLAQNNGYADLNMGVGTIVIGLASIILAEVIIKYLPLGKRLLSIVLGAVLYRLIIVIILAMNVDAQMIKLVSALLLALILYVPEIRARLKVKPASMLKTEGDKR; this is encoded by the coding sequence ATGACAGATATAGTATTATCAAGTGTTTCACAGGGGCTGTTGTGGTCGGTCATGGCTATCGGCGTCTTCTTAACTTTTCGTATTTTGGATATTGCTGATCTTTCGGCTGAGGGCAGTTTTCCTATGGGAGCCGCTGTTTGTACCTTGCTGATTGTGAATGGTCTGCATCCTTTTTGGGCTACTATTGCCGGTATGCTTGGCGGCATGCTGGCTGGAGCGGTATCTGGTTTTATGCATACGAAGATGAAAATTCCAGCGCTTTTGACAGGGATTATCACTTTGACGGGACTGTACTCTGTTAATCTGCTGATTCTGGGACGTTCTAACCTTTCTCTTTCCGGACAAACCACTTTGGTCAGCATCGTTCAGGATTGGGGATTGGAAAAAACAACGGCCGTTCTGCTTATTGGCGCTGCTTTTGTCGGAGCTGTTATTCTTAGTCTGGTAGTGCTGCTCAATACACAGATTGGTTTAGCTCTGCGGGCTACCGGCGACAATCTGGCTATGGGTGAAGCAAATGGTATCAAGGTTGACCGTATGAAAATTATTGGCTATATGCTGAGCAATGGCCTGATAGCCCTTTCCGGTGCACTTTTAGCTCAGAATAATGGCTATGCTGATTTAAATATGGGAGTCGGAACAATTGTTATCGGCCTTGCTTCTATTATTCTGGCAGAAGTTATTATTAAATATCTTCCTTTAGGGAAGCGTCTGCTGTCCATTGTCTTGGGAGCTGTGCTTTATCGCTTGATTATTGTTATTATTCTGGCTATGAACGTAGATGCCCAGATGATTAAGCTGGTTTCGGCACTTCTTTTAGCCTTGATTCTCTATGTGCCTGAAATCCGTGCGAGATTAAAAGTTAAACCGGCCAGCATGCTGAAAACAGAGGGAGATAAGCGATGA
- a CDS encoding ABC transporter ATP-binding protein, which translates to MTLLTLTDIHKIFEKGTVNENHVLRGLNLEINQGDFISVIGGNGAGKSTLLNSIAGVIDIDQGDILLEGQSLRKDSVAKRSQKISRVFQDPRMGTATNLSIEENMAIAYFRGKKRSLFKKAVTDKDRALFKTALSELGLGLEDRLKTDAAFLSGGQRQALTLAMATLVRPKLLLLDEHTAALDPKTSDMVMALTKKIVEEQQLTTLMITHNMEHAIAYGNRLVMLYHGKIVVDIGGKEKESLTVAQLMDLFHKNSGEVLSDDALVLG; encoded by the coding sequence ATGACTTTATTGACTTTAACCGATATTCATAAAATTTTTGAAAAAGGTACGGTAAATGAGAACCATGTTTTACGCGGTTTAAACTTAGAGATTAACCAAGGAGATTTTATTTCAGTTATCGGTGGTAACGGTGCCGGAAAATCCACGCTGCTCAACAGTATAGCCGGTGTCATCGATATCGATCAGGGAGATATCCTGCTGGAAGGACAGTCGCTCCGCAAAGACTCTGTTGCAAAGCGCTCTCAAAAAATCAGCCGTGTTTTTCAGGATCCGCGCATGGGGACAGCAACTAATCTATCTATTGAAGAGAATATGGCAATCGCCTATTTTCGCGGGAAAAAACGAAGTCTTTTCAAAAAGGCTGTGACTGATAAAGATAGGGCCCTTTTTAAAACAGCTTTATCTGAATTAGGTTTGGGACTGGAGGACCGTCTGAAAACAGACGCTGCCTTTTTATCCGGCGGACAGCGTCAGGCTTTAACTTTAGCAATGGCTACTCTGGTTCGTCCGAAGCTTCTTCTGCTTGACGAACACACCGCCGCTCTTGATCCGAAAACCAGCGATATGGTTATGGCTCTGACCAAAAAGATCGTCGAAGAACAGCAGCTGACAACATTGATGATAACGCACAATATGGAACATGCCATCGCTTACGGCAATCGTTTAGTGATGCTTTACCACGGGAAGATTGTCGTTGATATCGGAGGTAAAGAAAAAGAGTCTCTGACGGTTGCTCAGCTCATGGATCTCTTTCATAAAAACAGCGGTGAAGTTCTGTCAGATGACGCTTTAGTTTTAGGCTGA
- the groES gene encoding co-chaperone GroES, producing the protein MLKPLGDRVVLKVEEAKEQTVGGFVLAGSSKEKTQLATVQAVGAGTRALNGDLIELSVKAGDTVVFEEFAGVEVKDEGESYLLVHESDILAVVQ; encoded by the coding sequence ATGTTAAAACCATTAGGTGACCGCGTAGTCTTAAAAGTAGAAGAAGCAAAAGAGCAGACTGTTGGCGGTTTTGTTCTTGCTGGCAGCAGTAAGGAAAAAACACAATTAGCAACTGTACAAGCTGTTGGAGCCGGGACTCGTGCTTTAAATGGTGATTTGATTGAGCTGAGCGTCAAGGCTGGCGATACTGTTGTCTTTGAAGAGTTTGCAGGTGTAGAAGTAAAAGATGAAGGCGAAAGCTACCTGCTGGTTCATGAGTCAGATATTTTGGCTGTTGTCCAATAA
- the groL gene encoding chaperonin GroEL (60 kDa chaperone family; promotes refolding of misfolded polypeptides especially under stressful conditions; forms two stacked rings of heptamers to form a barrel-shaped 14mer; ends can be capped by GroES; misfolded proteins enter the barrel where they are refolded when GroES binds): MAKEIKFSSDARSSMVRGVDTLADTVKVTLGPKGRNVVLEKSFGSPLITNDGVTIAKEIELEDHFENMGAKLVSEVASKTNDIAGDGTTTATVLTQAIVREGLKNVTAGANPIGIRRGIETAVTTAVEELKAISQPVSGKEAIAQVAAVSSRSEKVGDYISEAMEKVGNDGVITIEESRGMETELDVVEGMQFDRGYLSQYMVTDNEKMVAELENPYILITDKKITNIQDVLPLLEEILKTSRPLLIIADDVEGEALPTLVLNKIRGTFNVVAVKAPGFGDRRKDMLEDIAVLTGGTVITEDLGLELKDATMAVLGQANKVTVDKDSTVIVEGAGDSDAIANRVGIIKSQIETTTSDFDREKLQERLAKLSGGVAVIKVGAATETELKEMKLRIEDALNATRAAVEEGIVAGGGTAFVNVMSKVAALDLDGDEATGRNIVLRALEEPVRQIAVNAGYEGSVVIERLKNSQAGTGFNAASGDWTDMVEAGIIDPVKVTRSALQNAASVASLILTTEAVVADKPAPESAAPAAPAMDPSMMGGMM, from the coding sequence ATGGCAAAAGAAATTAAATTTTCATCAGATGCAAGAAGCAGCATGGTACGCGGTGTCGATACCTTGGCTGATACAGTTAAGGTAACCTTAGGTCCTAAGGGACGCAATGTTGTCCTTGAAAAGTCTTTCGGTTCCCCCTTAATTACAAATGACGGGGTGACAATCGCTAAAGAAATTGAATTGGAAGATCATTTTGAAAATATGGGCGCTAAACTGGTATCAGAAGTAGCGTCTAAAACAAATGATATTGCAGGGGATGGGACGACAACAGCTACTGTTTTAACACAAGCTATTGTGCGCGAAGGCTTAAAAAATGTCACTGCGGGTGCTAATCCTATCGGTATCCGCCGCGGTATTGAAACAGCTGTAACAACTGCTGTAGAAGAATTAAAGGCGATTTCACAGCCCGTTTCAGGTAAAGAAGCTATTGCTCAGGTTGCTGCTGTTTCATCGCGTTCTGAAAAAGTCGGCGATTACATTTCTGAAGCTATGGAAAAAGTCGGCAATGATGGTGTTATCACTATTGAAGAGTCACGCGGTATGGAGACTGAACTGGATGTCGTTGAAGGGATGCAGTTCGACCGCGGCTACCTCTCTCAATACATGGTGACAGATAATGAAAAGATGGTTGCTGAACTGGAAAATCCTTATATTCTGATTACTGATAAGAAAATCACGAATATTCAAGATGTATTGCCTTTGCTGGAGGAAATTCTTAAAACCAGCCGTCCGCTTTTGATTATTGCTGACGATGTGGAAGGTGAAGCTCTGCCGACCCTTGTTCTCAATAAGATCCGCGGGACATTCAATGTTGTTGCCGTTAAAGCACCCGGTTTCGGTGACCGCCGCAAGGATATGCTGGAAGATATTGCAGTATTGACAGGCGGTACCGTGATTACCGAAGATTTAGGTCTGGAACTGAAAGATGCCACAATGGCGGTTCTTGGTCAGGCGAATAAGGTTACTGTTGATAAAGATTCAACAGTCATCGTTGAAGGTGCCGGTGACAGCGATGCTATCGCTAACCGTGTTGGCATTATCAAATCACAGATTGAAACAACGACATCTGATTTTGACCGTGAAAAACTGCAGGAACGTCTGGCAAAATTATCCGGCGGTGTTGCTGTCATCAAAGTCGGTGCAGCTACGGAAACCGAGCTGAAAGAAATGAAACTGCGTATTGAAGATGCTTTAAATGCAACACGCGCAGCTGTTGAAGAAGGAATTGTTGCCGGCGGCGGAACAGCTTTCGTCAATGTAATGAGCAAAGTTGCGGCACTTGACCTGGACGGTGATGAAGCAACGGGCCGCAACATTGTGCTGCGTGCTTTGGAAGAACCTGTCCGCCAAATTGCTGTTAACGCAGGTTATGAAGGTTCAGTTGTTATCGAACGTCTGAAAAACAGCCAAGCAGGAACTGGTTTCAATGCAGCAAGCGGTGACTGGACTGATATGGTTGAAGCTGGTATCATTGACCCTGTCAAAGTGACTCGCTCTGCTCTGCAAAACGCAGCCTCAGTTGCCAGTCTGATTCTGACAACAGAAGCTGTTGTGGCGGATAAACCGGCTCCTGAATCTGCAGCTCCTGCGGCTCCAGCGATGGATCCTTCAATGATGGGCGGCATGATGTAA